A stretch of DNA from Bactrocera neohumeralis isolate Rockhampton chromosome 6, APGP_CSIRO_Bneo_wtdbg2-racon-allhic-juicebox.fasta_v2, whole genome shotgun sequence:
aAGGTATTTTTCTGGCTTTGATCCTGCTGTTCGGTAATACCCGGACTTAGCTCTTccccatttatttatttttttattaccattTTAACGagcaaataatgtttttaacgTCTTGAGATGATGAATTTGGGTAAGAAAACATAACAACAACTATGTAATCCATACACCATCCAGGCACCATATGTAAGATAGATTCCTTTTATTGCAAGAAAGTGACAAACAAacaatatctgaaataaaaaattaaaaaactgccTGGtagtatacaaaattatttcctCCTAAGACTAAAAAGTAGAATGCATTTAGAAATCCGATTTAATAATCATTTTTGGTTCCATCATATCTAAGCTCATTTTCATCATTTAACTCTATTTTCCGgaaatttggttatttttcCATTAAAGACTCATATGcgtaaaattcttttaaaattttccgaaatatttttctcacttcTGTCGCTTTCGACGTCTCAAGGTAATTGATACTTATTTCCATCTTCAATATTCCAGtactttttttcacatttaataACACCATAATTAGAAACACTCAAGGttcatattttatatcataaacagatcctaaaaaaattaataaaaatgttaccagattattaactttattacttacatttcttatattttatcaaGTAAATTGGTAAACTTTTCTAAAACAATGTGACTCCAAATTTCTATGTGCCTCAGTTCTGGAATAAAAACTGCAATATTTTTGCAGCAAAATTTGCTATCACTGCCTAATTTGTGTACGAGTACGCCATTGTGCGTCAGTAAAAGGGGGAAACCTGTTTACCAGCTGTTATGGTGAAATCGCTTGGACTTGCAAAAGTTTGACGTCGTGTGACAAATCACTTTATTCGCTCCACTTTTAAatcacatttaatatttatgactgacattattaaaatttacaatgtGCTTCTTATAATgttgctaaaaatatttgattatacaAAGAGTTTTCTTGGCATATTCATATCAGCCACATGGGAATTTGATAAGCGAATTGGGGCTTATATTGGGGCTCCTTAAAAAATGAGAAAGAAGAATTTTATTAATGGAAATTTCTTACCTCACAAACAATAATATTAGACGAGGTGtagtgaaattttgttttaacctTAAAATGATTAAAATCTAATCATAAGTTCCTATATCATCTACCAGAGTTGtcgatatgtgtatgtatatcacaCCTCTTATATATATTCTGAAAATAGAACTCGTTTTACGTAAGAAATGATTTCACATAAAACAACCTATAGCTGCATAGATTTGTAGGATACATTTTTAGCTTATGCTCGAAATATATTCGGTTCTcagaaagtttaaattaaataatatttttaccacTTGTATTTTTCATAAAGAATTCTCATATTGCTTGAAGGCAAAAGCAATTCAACGACCCTCGCCCCAACCTATGTGAAATAGGaaccttttaaaataattaatgaacaaaataaattgcggtattaaagaaattaaaagaaaaatagcgGAAAAGTGGAAAGAGAAATTATTACAAGCACCACTTTCATAATAAGTcttgctacatatgtatatatccacaaacacaaacacatatgcatatgtatgcataagtaaCGATATATGGCTAGAAGCGTTTGCCAACGCATACAAACAAACTTTTCCAAAGTGCTCGCATTAATTTCGCCATTCACATTTTGCACACTTCATAAATCGGGCGAGATCAATGCAAGCGACTGCTGACTGTTGACTGTTGACTGACTCTTTGCCGGAGGAGCGCTCCTCCGATTCATGACTCCTGCTGGTAATGGAATTACGAAGCTGCGTTGCCATCGAGTTAACTGTTTGTTTGACTTGACTGTTTGTATGTGTTCGTagttgtatttgtgtttgtatcAGCGATGTGATGAGATTATCATAATTAATTATGTTACCATGAAACCGATAATTAAGCTGATTGCTTTGGCTTTGGATAGCTTTTCGCTGTGGGTGTGTTAGCAGCAATAAAGCTAATCTAATTACATAAATGCATTGCCAAGTTAGTAACATGTAAGCGAAAGTGATGAATATGTATCCATTTAAGTGCTATTTAtacggatatacatatatgtgtgtgaattAAGGGTCATaatttaattgagtcaattttGCGGTTATTGGCGGATATTGACTGTGCTGTCAGCAGAGATCATCTTTCAAAGTGACAAAGTGcacataaaacaataaataaattctgaaatatGTAAACCAAATGAaacttttgtaaattgtaatgcAGGATTCTAAATGCATCGAGAATTTACTAAACCTTTGTAGCTGTATTTTACGCGTGATGTTTGGagaatagcgaaaagaagaggCAACTGgcataaataaaagaaactgGCATAATTAATTAGAGATGCAGAGCGAGCAGCGAGCGGATTTAGAACTTAAATGATATCTCCATATTACCTTTTGAATCTATAGCAACTGAATAACTTTTACGTTCTATCTCATATCAGTTTTTTGACTAGAGTACAGAGCTCAGAAATATTGGACAAAATAATGGCAAAATTGTGATAATACATTATATTTGATGAGTTTCAATTCACCAGAGAATTTGTAGTTTGTTAACACAGGAAAATTAGTTATCAACGATTAATGACCGTAAATTGGAATTGACGAAAGACGAGTTGTTGATTCGGAGCCGAGTTTGGagatattcaaacaaaataaacctgaggttttgcatcgatatgtgacaatggatgaattATGGCTTCATAATTTCTCTCCAAAGTCCAAGCGGCAGCCAAGCGAGAGGACTGCACACGGTGACCTCGTTCGAATGCGTGGAAAAACAAAACAGGCGGATGACAAGTTATGGCATTTGTATTTGGACTGCCCTTGAAAAATGAAGGACCAACATCATCAACAGCGATTATTACATAGttttattggaccgtttgaacgACGAAATCGCCAAAAACcgaaagaaataaagaagaagagtgaagaaaaataaagttatGCTTCATCAGGATAATGCACCGTGTTACAAGTATGTGAAAGCGAAGCCAAAAATCCATGAACTGAGGTTCAAATTCCTTTCGCGTCCACCGTATTCTACATATCTGGCCTCCCAGTGTCTATTCTTGTTCTCAGATCGCAAAAGAATCAAAAAGTTGGAAgatcgctataatcagtgtgtCATCCTTGAAaagaactatgttgaataaaaaaacgaatttatccaaaaaaattgtttactatgGTAGAGCgagaatttttcaattgatAGATCAACTTGACGGACTCAGTCGCTTTAGTGGTGTCCTATCTTTATTATTACGAACCCGTCTCTCAACTTTTGAAATATCTATCTGAAATTCTGCATACATCAATTTAAGAAGGtactcatttgtcagaatcgaCGATATCGAACCATTACAGCacatagttgtcatacaaactgaccggtcAAGCTCAAGtctttatatagaaaacttgtttatttgattaaCTACCGTCCCGAAGTTTTGCACAAATCATTACACTCGAAAAGGCTATATTCTCTTAAgttattgttcagatcggaccaacttagcatatagctgctatacaaactgaatgatcataATCAAGACACCCACATCTTGCCTTTGATttcttacaaaatattaatagcaGAAACTCAGACAGAGACTCATACATGGACATTATTGTTATTAGTTTGACTTgattatacatatgcatatatctaacatataatataaatccACTTCCATACATATTCATAAGCTAATTGTAGTGAGTCCTTTTAAGTGCTTTGCCGGTTGTCTACCACAGACGCCCACTTGTTTTCGCCACCCCTTCTGAACTGTTACAATCAAAGCTCCCCCACCGCCTATGCCGACTACTTAATTTATCTCGCCGTTCTTTGTCTCCATTGCTACTTGTTTTTGGCATATCACATTATTACTGGTAACGAGATAATtgtataatgaaatataaacaACACCAGCCATTCCAaaaaagcagcagcaacaacaacagcaatataaaatgttattaGCAGCAGCTGCTGCAACGCCCTAAATGACTTTATTTTAGTCAAAGCGACTTGCCACCAAACTCCGAGCTCTTTCTCCTCTCCGAGTTCGTCTACTGAGCTGTCAGTTAGCGCATCCTTCATTTCGCTCCAAACTCAATGACTTGTCGTTTTCCGACTTCTAATTTATTTCTGCtattgttctttttgttgttgctttggcgCTTGTCTTGCATTTTTTTGCCACTGTCAGGCGAACaaacattaaacatttatttggggatgtgtttgtgtgcgtatgtgtggtGAATGCCACTTGGCGCTTCGCTTTTCTGCTACTCATTTCTACTCAAGCATACACttgcgcacatacacatatatgtatgtgtatgtatggagTTGTTAAGTACGTTAAGTACGTGTGATGTTGCCGTTTTTGCTCTTTTCACACACATGTgggattgttgttgtttttacttttgtatattttcttggCACTTTGATGGCTGTTGCTCCAACCGAAAGTAGCTTGTCATGGCCGTTTGGTATACTTGAAATCTCACTTTTCGTTTTGTATGTTTGCTACTTGACAGCTGCTTGATTGACAGTACGAGTTAAGTGCATTAAGTGCCACCACACCTACTATGCTGGAACACTGTGCTGGAACACTGTGGTTGCAGCTTAAACGAGGagtgaaaatttaatgaagtGTTCACAAAGCTGTGTGTGTTAATCGtcagtttatatatgtacaactcACAAATATCCTGCGCTGAAGTCGAAATTCGACTTTAGAACGAATTAAGCCAAGATACAACCCCATATCTTGCTCTAAAGTTAAAGGGGAATACTTAGTAGTACTTTATGTTCCGGTTCCTCGCGCAGCTTAACTCGAAGCCAATTTTGCGAACTATACAGAGAGTAATCTCCCAATAATATCAACACCTTAGCACCTTCATCTTCTAGTTTTCACTCAAACGACTCTCTAAGCAATTTCccctctttaaaaaaataacaaattatttttgtcgcaaataataaatcatttattttagtaaGTCATTCGTTTTCTATCAAAATTTAGCTAGCAACGCCGCTGTTCTCCTTGATCCAGTCCAAGAAGTAGGTGACGCGCACGAATCCAGCTGGAGCGCCAGATTCGCAACCGTTCTTGTGTACAAACGAGGTAACACCGATGAGGACACCATCAGCCACCAATGGGCCGCCAGAGTCACCGCTGCAGGTAGAGGTACCGCTAGGGGTAGCAGTGCAAATAGTCTTCGAGGTAACGGTAAACGAACCGTAGGTCTTGGCACAGACACTGTTGTCAATAACTTGCAATTGAGCGTATTGCAATTTGGAGTTAACAGCGGTAGCCGAGTCACTGATGAGTCCCCAACCGGAAGCAATAGCATTGACGCCAGAGTAAGTGGAGTACGAGGAGGAGATCTTGGGCAAGGCAACATTGGAAATGTAACTGGTGTAGGAAACGGATGGGATCTTAATCAGCGAAATATCATTGGCAAGGGTGAGCGAGCTGTAGCTCTTGTGTTGTACGAAGTTGCTGCTGTCAACGGTGTACGACAGCTTGGGGCTGGTACGTACGGTAGCGCCGAGGTAAACGGTCACACCGGTGGCGCTAGAAGTTCGATAAATTGTATTTCAATAAATGAACGCTAATAATGATAAAGTAAAACCTTTTTACATACCCGCTTGTGCAGTGAGCAGCAGTCAAAACCCAAGTGTTACCGATCAGAGAACCACCGCACCACCaaccgccgctgctgctgctgaagCTCAAACCAACCTGATAGGGGAATTGACCCTCTGTGGCATCTTTGCCATTGGTAATGCGACCCTGAATACCTTCGGGCTGTGCCAGGATAGCGGCCAAATCACGTggatgaacagcttcttgagaTGGGTTGACAAAACCCGCAGAGGCCGTAGCCACAATCAATGCCAAGACGACGAACACTTTCATTTTGCTTAAGTAAACAAATACTATGCTACTTTCACAGAAATCCCTGGCTTATATACCCGCAAACTAGCCGGTAACTTCGTTGCGATCACTCGCAAATATCAATAGTCAGATAATACTCAAGTATCTGGGCTTTTCGTTACACCGATAAGCACCTCATGAATTACACATGCTGTAAAAGGGCCATAAAATGTGTAGCGCGCTTCAGGTACTTTGCTATAAAACGATTTAGCTGCCGATATCatcgtaataaaaataaagtataccAGCAAgaatcattaaattaaattaataatcttTGAGCATAAATCAAATGAtttgtttacaaatacaaaGTACCTTTGACTGATTGCATTAGATCCTTATCAAAATGTTTATCAAAAGGTTGATTATTTCGATTTCTTACGTTTTTCTGCTTTCTCATAATGTTCCTAGGCATCacgtacgcatatacatacatagtatatatataggGAATACCCCGAAGATCGTAAATCTCttgaatttttcattgaaaaaatggcaaaatgaaGGTAatgctaataaaaatattgtacacTGCAGAAAGCGGTAAAGATATGACGCGCTAAACCTGCAATAATTACCCtcagcagaaccaaaatacccaGTATCGAATTTTAAAGCAAAGTTAAGGCATAATGTTAGCTTAATAACTGACCAGAGTCATagagagtttaaaattttccgaaaatcaaaatttattcatattttgattggattattaaaaacaacaattaataAAGGGCTAAGAacggatgcaaccgaacattttatacccttgTAACTTGAAGGAATCAAAACTaaagaaataccttaagatgttaAACGTCAAACAGAGGATCGAAATCTTAGCAATTTTATGCAACATACTCAAAAAATGTTCACTGGGTTGCATTAAAGTGCCTCACTtgcaatcaccaatcatatggagtaaattcAGCCgggtgttcgaaaatcctggtaatagtCATATTGGAGGTAGATCAAGCTTTCGCCCAattgtacagggtttgtccggaagataattggactgattttcttccgccgcgactaaACTTCGGAGcatgcgcgcaccgactggaatcggtagagggcgttcctagctcagttgtctccgagtacttggagagtcaggacaaaaagtggtgcaagccgaaaatgcagcgttcgttagagcagaggtacgcgatttaattctgtgtgaaactcggtaaatctgcgacagaaacgtttgatatgatcaaacaggcttacccagatgttgctttagcaagaagtggtgtgtttcgatggcaccaggcctttttggaaggcggggaagaggtcgctgatgaagaccgtgctgggagacctaaGACtccgacaaacaccgacaacgTGACTCGTGTGACCTTCGcttaagtattcgtttaattgttAAATCTGTGGTTCATAATACATATTCTGACAGAGCACCTCACATGCGCAAGGTATGCGCgtagatggtcccaaaagtgcccACTGACGACCTGAAATTGCGGCGAACTGAAGTgtgccaaaaaaatttgaacatgtgtgaaagtgacccccaatttttgaataacgtaatcaaaGATGACGAGTCGTGGACGTTTGAGTATGTCCTAACACAAAGAGGctttttgagacgacagagggagcctatttcgaaaacttttaaagaattgtaacgattggttcaataattttttataaatcgaCTCtgcctattactttccggacaaaccctgtatctaTTTTAAtgcgcttttattagcttcacttttATGTCTGATTGCTTGTTTGTTTACAACTTTCTTCAGTGGTACTGAAACACCTAAAATATGCGCTCAAAAGTATGCAACGTTTAAACAAAAGTTTCAACTATTGTTGGGGACATTTCAATAGAAAATGTGTGTACTTCAATACACATCCGTAAGGAAGGGAAAGAATAATAGCAGTTTTGTAGTAAAAATTCAGAGGCTTATCATCAAAACGCTTACATTAAGCATCTCTGAAAAACAACTGcaatgaaaacatcaaaaagcaaaattaattatattccAGAAGTGATTGCGGAGTTATTTCAAGCCGAGCAAAGGCCGATTTCACGTATTATTCCATTtgtcaaa
This window harbors:
- the LOC126762554 gene encoding serine protease 1-like, encoding MKVFVVLALIVATASAGFVNPSQEAVHPRDLAAILAQPEGIQGRITNGKDATEGQFPYQVGLSFSSSSGGWWCGGSLIGNTWVLTAAHCTSGATGVTVYLGATVRTSPKLSYTVDSSNFVQHKSYSSLTLANDISLIKIPSVSYTSYISNVALPKISSSYSTYSGVNAIASGWGLISDSATAVNSKLQYAQLQVIDNSVCAKTYGSFTVTSKTICTATPSGTSTCSGDSGGPLVADGVLIGVTSFVHKNGCESGAPAGFVRVTYFLDWIKENSGVAS